In Fusarium oxysporum f. sp. lycopersici 4287 chromosome 12, whole genome shotgun sequence, one DNA window encodes the following:
- a CDS encoding hypothetical protein (At least one base has a quality score < 10) — MFILTFIYLLATMPSFQNLPPEVTIAILKYLNPFDLLSILQTFNKALYSAAEVAFRPYQEWARNAQQMVALFPPRSIHSTRRLCPSYPSHIPPLDHDNVSMSEEIPRRDYESLSLELGAGPYIRCSPPDLITWMKLDGSFEWLEPLDEDMADEMLPHNGIEGDRPVAPKADVDALVKQVSDLGLVLPTGFEAFMRSDRLHQRIPSASAWYFRLSKLIKCPAAIDDDQGGYLIRFHFDQQSCAFAYLYLSRSGCHCVLVSRLTCPMCLKENDEINGEQLDGDNEGEISMKKASTPASLQRNISPWLGFHSRVSRNGLL; from the coding sequence ATGTTCATCCTgacttttatttatttactcGCTACGATGCCGTCATTTCAAAATCTCCCACCAGAAGTCACCATCGCAATTCTCAAATATCTCAACCCATTCGACCTATTGTCCATCCTCCAGACTTTCAACAAAGCACTATACAGCGCGGCAGAAGTAGCATTCAGGCCTTATCAAGAATGGGCTCGCAACGCGCAACAAATGGTAGCCTTGTTTCCCCCGCGAAGCATCCATAGCACCCGTCGCCTCTGCCCTTCATATCCATCTCACATCCCGCCCTTGGATCATGATAATGTTTCAATGAGCGAAGAAATTCCAAGGAGGGATTACGAGTCCCTATCACTGGAGCTTGGAGCTGGACCCTATATTCGATGCTCCCCGCCCGATCTGATAACCTGGATGAAGCTCGATGGCTCATTCGAGTGGCTCGAACCTTTGGATGAGGATATGGCGGACGAGATGCTGCCACATAACGGAATTGAAGGGGATCGGCCTGTAGCGCCAAAGGCGGATGTCGATGCTCTGGTCAAGCAGGTCAGCGATTTGGGCCTTGTCCTTCCCACAGGATTTGAGGCATTTATGCGAAGCGACAGGCTTCATCAACGGATCCCGAGCGCTTCGGCCTGGTACTTCCGGCTGTCGAAGCTGATCAAATGCCCGGCCGCCATTGATGACGATCAGGGAGGTTACTTGATCCGCTTTCATTTCGACCAGCAGTCTTGCGCCTTTGCGTATTTGTATCTGAGCAGGTCCGGATGTCATTGTGTTTTAGTGTCACGGTTAACGTGCCCCATGTGCCTCAAAGAGAATGACGAAATCAACGGAGAGCAATTGGATGGAGACAATGAGGGAGAGATATCGATGAAGAAAGCATCGACACCAGCGAGCTTACAAAGGAATATTTCTCCCTGGCTGGGCTTTCATTCGAGAGTATCTCGTAACGGTCTACTTTGA